A window from Shimia isoporae encodes these proteins:
- a CDS encoding CaiB/BaiF CoA transferase family protein: MKPLQGLKVVELARILAGPWVGQSLADLGAEVIKVEAIEGDDTRRWGPPFIDRDDDHTAAYFFAANRGKTSVTADFRTAEGQKTVKDLVADADILIENFKVGGLAKYGLDFAALSALNPRLIYCSITGFGQDGPYANRAGYDFMIQGMSGLMSITGEPERQPQKVGVAVTDVVTGLYSTIGILAAVEQRHRTGKGQHIDMSLLDCATALLANQAMNYLATGESPTRQGNAHPNIAPYQVVPTKDGHIILAVGNDGQFQRACRVLKLPNLAAAPEYATNQSRVSNRAALTAQLEAATRAWTSSDLLEALEAATVPAGPINSVEDALTNPQIQARGMVYEAEGVKGVRGPWSFSDAELALEKAAPKLPSKEA, encoded by the coding sequence ATGAAACCGCTCCAAGGCCTCAAAGTCGTTGAACTTGCACGCATTTTGGCGGGTCCATGGGTTGGTCAATCACTTGCTGATCTGGGCGCGGAAGTCATCAAGGTCGAGGCGATCGAAGGTGACGACACCCGCCGATGGGGTCCTCCGTTCATAGATCGGGACGACGACCACACCGCAGCTTACTTTTTTGCTGCCAATCGGGGAAAAACGTCAGTCACGGCAGACTTTCGTACCGCGGAAGGTCAGAAAACCGTCAAAGATCTCGTCGCAGACGCGGACATTCTTATTGAAAACTTCAAGGTCGGCGGCTTGGCAAAATATGGCTTGGACTTTGCTGCACTGAGCGCACTTAACCCTCGGCTGATCTACTGCTCAATCACCGGTTTTGGTCAGGACGGCCCCTATGCCAACCGCGCGGGTTACGACTTCATGATTCAGGGCATGTCCGGCCTGATGTCGATCACAGGCGAGCCTGAACGTCAGCCTCAGAAAGTCGGAGTAGCCGTCACCGACGTCGTCACCGGCCTCTACAGCACCATCGGAATTCTCGCGGCTGTCGAGCAACGACACCGAACCGGGAAAGGACAACACATTGACATGTCTTTGCTGGATTGTGCGACCGCGCTATTGGCAAACCAGGCAATGAATTATCTCGCGACAGGCGAAAGCCCGACCCGTCAGGGGAACGCGCATCCGAACATTGCGCCTTATCAGGTGGTGCCGACAAAGGATGGCCATATCATCCTAGCCGTTGGCAACGACGGACAGTTTCAACGAGCTTGCAGAGTTTTGAAGCTGCCGAATCTCGCTGCCGCCCCCGAATACGCGACTAACCAGTCTCGTGTCTCCAACAGGGCCGCCCTGACGGCACAGCTGGAGGCCGCAACTCGAGCATGGACATCGTCCGATCTGCTGGAAGCGTTGGAGGCCGCAACCGTTCCGGCCGGTCCGATCAATTCCGTTGAAGACGCGCTTACGAATCCTCAAATTCAGGCACGCGGGATGGTTTACGAAGCCGAGGGCGTAAAGGGTGTGCGCGGGCCCTGGTCCTTCTCTGACGCGGAGCTGGCGCTCGAGAAAGCCGCCCCCAAACTCCCCTCAAAAGAAGCTTAG